A single genomic interval of Fibrobacter sp. UWB13 harbors:
- a CDS encoding transglutaminase-like domain-containing protein → MFFATLVIALPFLLWNGKNESMSYREMACVFEERAPGCLDSIHDWHAGLAYFDSSVAATHDTLQSLKNLLWQFWNIEFAGAGEAAIAKESVLPLRVLANKRSGCMGLSWLALMVAQSRGLPLDAILLPGHVFLRYGSSDSFVNLEPNRRGFTYTDDEYREKYKEGRWTGLEFKPLETRQFVGLAAFDIGNLYLENDVPRALTWYRMAEEFFPEYPGISVNQTIAKSRLP, encoded by the coding sequence TTGTTCTTCGCGACGCTCGTGATAGCACTCCCGTTTCTGCTTTGGAACGGGAAAAACGAATCCATGAGCTATCGCGAAATGGCGTGCGTTTTTGAAGAACGTGCGCCGGGTTGCCTTGATTCTATTCACGATTGGCATGCGGGACTTGCTTACTTTGATAGTAGTGTTGCGGCGACTCACGACACTTTGCAATCCCTGAAAAACCTGCTTTGGCAATTTTGGAATATCGAATTTGCCGGGGCGGGCGAGGCGGCTATTGCAAAAGAATCCGTGCTCCCGCTTCGCGTTCTTGCAAACAAAAGATCGGGTTGCATGGGACTTTCGTGGCTTGCGCTCATGGTGGCGCAGTCGCGTGGTTTGCCTCTCGACGCTATTCTCCTTCCGGGGCATGTCTTTTTGCGTTACGGCTCCTCGGACAGTTTTGTGAATTTGGAACCGAACCGTCGCGGCTTTACCTATACCGATGATGAATATCGCGAAAAATATAAAGAAGGCCGATGGACCGGTCTTGAATTTAAACCGCTAGAAACTCGGCAGTTCGTAGGGCTTGCCGCATTTGATATCGGCAATTTGTACCTTGAAAACGATGTCCCGCGAGCGCTCACGTGGTACCGCATGGCGGAAGAATTTTTTCCGGAATATCCGGGAATTAGCGTAAATCAGACTATTGCGAAAAGTCGGCTGCCATAA